A region from the Deinococcus terrestris genome encodes:
- the mqnE gene encoding aminofutalosine synthase MqnE produces the protein MKWLRDQSLATVVEKVEAGERLSFDEGLRLYHTRDLNALMRLANLQKERLHGDKVYFVHSMRLEFTNICYVGCTFCAFAARKGEERAWDYSPEEVAAQVRRRYLPGITELHMSSGHHPNHPWDYYPEMVRQLRQNFPDLQVKAFTAAEIEHLAKISKKPTLEVLRELQAAGLAAMPGGGAEIFADRVRRQVAKNKVKAEKWLQIHREAHSLGMRTNATMLYGHIETLEERLDHMHRLRELQDETGGFHAFIPLAFQPLGNTLAQNLGKTDFTTGLDDLRNLAVARIYLDNFPHIKGYWVMIGSELTQVSLDWGVSDIDGTIQEEHIAHAAGATSPMALSQAGMVKMIQDAGRVPVLRDAYYHELETFSRSGAEAAD, from the coding sequence ATGAAGTGGCTGCGCGACCAGAGCCTCGCTACAGTAGTGGAGAAGGTGGAAGCGGGCGAGCGCCTCTCCTTTGACGAGGGGCTGCGGCTCTACCACACCCGTGACCTCAATGCGCTGATGCGGCTGGCAAACCTGCAAAAGGAGCGGCTGCACGGCGACAAGGTCTATTTCGTGCATTCCATGCGGCTGGAGTTCACCAACATCTGCTACGTGGGCTGCACCTTCTGCGCCTTCGCCGCCCGCAAGGGCGAGGAGCGGGCCTGGGACTACTCGCCCGAGGAAGTCGCCGCGCAGGTCCGCCGCCGTTATCTGCCCGGCATCACCGAACTGCACATGAGCAGCGGGCACCACCCCAATCACCCGTGGGACTACTACCCCGAGATGGTGCGCCAGCTTCGGCAGAACTTCCCCGACCTCCAGGTCAAGGCGTTTACGGCGGCCGAGATCGAGCACCTCGCCAAGATCAGCAAGAAGCCCACCCTGGAAGTGCTGCGCGAGCTTCAGGCGGCGGGCCTCGCGGCGATGCCGGGGGGCGGCGCGGAGATTTTCGCCGACCGGGTGCGGCGGCAGGTCGCCAAGAACAAGGTCAAGGCCGAGAAGTGGCTGCAAATCCACCGCGAGGCCCACTCGCTGGGCATGCGGACAAACGCGACCATGCTCTACGGCCACATCGAGACGCTGGAGGAGCGGCTGGACCACATGCACCGCCTGCGGGAGTTGCAGGACGAGACGGGCGGCTTCCACGCCTTTATCCCGCTCGCTTTCCAGCCGCTGGGGAACACGCTCGCGCAGAACCTCGGCAAGACCGACTTCACGACCGGGCTGGACGACCTGCGGAACCTCGCGGTGGCCCGCATCTACCTCGACAATTTCCCGCACATCAAGGGCTACTGGGTGATGATCGGCTCGGAGCTGACGCAGGTGAGCCTGGACTGGGGCGTCTCTGACATCGACGGCACCATTCAGGAGGAGCACATCGCGCACGCGGCAGGGGCGACCTCCCCGATGGCGCTGTCGCAGGCGGGCATGGTGAAGATGATTCAGGATGCCGGGCGGGTGCCGGTGCTGCGCGACGCCTACTACCACGAACTGGAGACCTTCTCCCGTTCCGGCGCGGAGGCCGCCGACTAG
- a CDS encoding nuclear transport factor 2 family protein: MSDLDAVLRLDDAWNAAYHRRDPSALAEMLADDWVGFFPDGRAVFRAELLEGMRQNPPAALMFERHAARVHGDAAFTRGTLYANGVRVQSFFRVYARREGKWRAVGVQVVA, translated from the coding sequence GTGAGCGACCTCGACGCCGTGCTGAGGCTGGACGACGCCTGGAACGCCGCCTACCATCGCCGCGACCCGTCGGCGCTGGCAGAAATGCTCGCCGACGACTGGGTGGGCTTTTTCCCCGACGGGCGGGCGGTGTTCAGGGCCGAGTTGCTGGAGGGCATGCGCCAGAATCCCCCCGCCGCCCTGATGTTCGAGCGCCACGCAGCGCGGGTTCACGGGGATGCGGCCTTCACGCGCGGCACGCTGTATGCGAACGGCGTGCGGGTGCAGAGCTTTTTCCGGGTGTACGCCCGGCGGGAGGGGAAGTGGCGGGCGGTGGGCGTGCAGGTGGTGGCATGA
- a CDS encoding uridine kinase family protein, producing MTSLPPLLTFDALIRKLRDMPWPQEVFIVAIDGYRGSGKRALAERLSLALGAQVLHGDDFYRSMPEEQRAGLSPEQGYMQYLEWQRLRAELTTVRNGSSGSFLAYDWAGTGPRQIHFSPEGWLIVEGVSTLRPELRHLYDLKVYVDTPEELRQSRLTARSGSAEWVKRWKAAEDWYHEHHHPALAADVVISGVNA from the coding sequence ATGACATCCCTCCCCCCGTTGCTGACGTTTGACGCCCTCATTCGGAAGTTACGAGACATGCCCTGGCCGCAAGAGGTCTTCATCGTGGCTATAGATGGCTACCGGGGCAGTGGCAAACGCGCCTTGGCTGAACGGCTTTCCCTTGCGCTGGGTGCGCAAGTGCTGCATGGTGATGACTTCTACCGGTCCATGCCAGAGGAGCAGCGAGCAGGCCTGTCACCCGAGCAGGGTTATATGCAGTACCTCGAGTGGCAACGCCTGCGGGCCGAATTGACAACGGTCAGAAACGGCAGCAGTGGTTCTTTTCTGGCTTACGACTGGGCAGGCACTGGGCCACGACAGATTCATTTCTCCCCGGAGGGCTGGCTGATCGTGGAAGGTGTCTCCACCTTACGGCCGGAACTGCGGCATCTGTATGACCTGAAGGTGTACGTAGATACCCCAGAAGAACTGCGGCAGAGCCGACTGACCGCACGCAGCGGGAGCGCTGAATGGGTCAAGCGCTGGAAAGCTGCCGAAGACTGGTATCACGAACATCACCATCCCGCCCTGGCAGCCGATGTGGTGATTTCGGGAGTGAACGCATGA
- a CDS encoding menaquinone biosynthetic enzyme MqnA/MqnD family protein, whose amino-acid sequence MTYRAGWIHYTNVAPILDPLVLPPGVTAITGVPTEMNSALLSGRVDIANISAVEFIRHADRLEALPDFSVAVLGAVYSVNLFHTRPLEDLRRVALTAQSSMSVALLEVLLRERGLSPRLERAEGEAEELLASGYDGVLRIGDSALREWYGVAGPLTPERSMTALPNAARGITVTDLAQEWFALTGHPFVFAVWAYRKENPPPAALLQAMREARRQGLGHLADVSARHAAKLGLPERVVQHYLWNFRYHLEAPDRLGLAEFAALAEPGHARLSFGPRPGEPSGLAAQP is encoded by the coding sequence ATGACCTACCGCGCGGGATGGATTCACTACACCAACGTCGCCCCCATCCTTGACCCCCTCGTGCTGCCGCCGGGCGTCACGGCGATCACCGGGGTGCCCACCGAGATGAACTCGGCCCTGCTCTCGGGCCGGGTGGACATCGCCAACATCAGCGCGGTGGAGTTCATCCGGCACGCCGACCGTCTGGAGGCGCTGCCGGACTTCAGCGTGGCGGTCCTGGGCGCGGTGTACTCGGTCAACCTCTTTCATACCCGGCCGCTGGAGGACCTGCGGCGGGTCGCCCTGACCGCGCAGTCGTCCATGAGCGTGGCGCTGCTGGAAGTGCTGCTGCGGGAGCGCGGCCTCTCGCCCAGGCTGGAGCGGGCCGAGGGCGAGGCCGAGGAACTGCTGGCCTCCGGGTACGACGGCGTGCTGCGCATCGGAGACAGCGCCCTGCGCGAGTGGTACGGGGTGGCCGGGCCGCTCACACCTGAGCGCAGCATGACCGCGCTGCCCAACGCGGCGCGGGGGATCACCGTGACCGACCTCGCGCAGGAGTGGTTCGCGCTGACCGGGCACCCCTTCGTCTTTGCGGTGTGGGCGTATCGCAAGGAGAACCCGCCGCCCGCCGCCCTCTTACAGGCGATGCGGGAGGCGCGGCGCCAGGGGCTGGGGCACCTCGCGGACGTATCGGCGCGGCACGCGGCCAAGCTGGGGCTGCCGGAACGGGTGGTGCAGCACTACCTGTGGAACTTCCGCTACCACCTTGAAGCGCCCGACCGCCTGGGGCTGGCCGAGTTCGCGGCCCTCGCTGAGCCGGGGCACGCGCGGCTGAGCTTCGGGCCACGGCCGGGGGAACCCTCGGGGCTGGCCGCGCAGCCCTGA
- a CDS encoding NupC/NupG family nucleoside CNT transporter, translating to MTDILWGLGGMAVLLGLALLLSTDRRRVNWRTVLGALALQIAFALIVLRWPLGRQALDAVSRGVQAIIGNAQEGINFVFGNLTNGALEGVGFVFAFGVLPVIVFFSALIAVLYHIGVMQAVVRVLGGGLSKLLGTSRGESLSATANIFVGQTEAPLVVRPYIERMTRSELFAVMVGGLASVAGSVLVGYSLLGVRLDYLIAASFMAAPAGLLMAKLMLPEKDTPQNYKGEVPGDPEGGPVNAIDAAARGASDGLGLALNVGAMLIAFIGLIALLNTLLGALGGVFGFPDLSVQLLLGYLFAPLAFVMGVPWGEAATAGSFIGQKLVTNEFVAFVEFADALKEGAFSPKVEAIITFALCGFANLSSLAILLGGLGSLAPTRRGDIAQLGLRAVAAGTLANLLSGTLAGMLIG from the coding sequence ATGACCGACATTCTCTGGGGACTGGGCGGCATGGCCGTGCTGCTGGGACTGGCGCTCCTGCTGAGTACGGATCGCCGCCGGGTGAACTGGCGCACCGTGCTGGGGGCCTTGGCCCTTCAGATCGCCTTCGCGCTGATCGTGCTGCGCTGGCCGCTGGGACGGCAGGCGCTCGACGCCGTGTCGCGGGGGGTGCAGGCCATCATCGGCAACGCGCAGGAGGGCATCAACTTCGTCTTCGGCAACCTCACGAACGGGGCGCTGGAGGGGGTGGGGTTCGTCTTCGCCTTTGGGGTGCTGCCGGTGATCGTGTTTTTCAGTGCGCTGATCGCGGTGCTCTATCACATCGGCGTGATGCAGGCGGTCGTGCGGGTGCTGGGCGGCGGCCTGAGCAAGCTGCTGGGCACCAGCCGGGGCGAGAGCCTGTCGGCCACCGCCAACATCTTCGTGGGGCAAACCGAGGCGCCGCTGGTCGTGCGGCCCTACATCGAGCGCATGACCCGCTCGGAGCTGTTCGCGGTGATGGTGGGCGGCCTGGCGAGCGTGGCGGGCAGCGTGCTGGTGGGCTATTCGCTGCTGGGGGTGCGGCTGGACTACCTGATCGCCGCCTCCTTCATGGCCGCTCCCGCTGGATTGCTGATGGCGAAACTGATGCTGCCGGAGAAGGACACGCCGCAGAACTACAAGGGCGAGGTGCCCGGCGACCCCGAGGGCGGCCCGGTGAACGCCATCGACGCGGCGGCGCGGGGCGCGAGTGATGGGCTGGGGCTGGCGCTGAACGTGGGGGCCATGCTGATCGCCTTTATCGGGCTGATCGCGCTGCTGAACACGCTGCTCGGGGCTCTGGGCGGCGTGTTCGGCTTTCCCGACCTCAGCGTGCAGCTGCTGCTGGGCTACCTCTTCGCGCCCCTCGCGTTCGTGATGGGCGTCCCCTGGGGTGAGGCGGCCACGGCGGGCAGCTTCATCGGGCAGAAACTCGTGACCAACGAGTTCGTCGCCTTCGTCGAGTTCGCCGACGCGCTGAAGGAAGGCGCCTTCTCGCCCAAGGTGGAGGCCATCATCACCTTCGCCCTGTGCGGCTTCGCCAACCTCTCCAGCCTCGCCATCCTGCTGGGCGGCCTGGGCAGCCTCGCCCCCACGCGGCGCGGCGACATCGCCCAGCTCGGCCTGCGGGCGGTCGCGGCGGGCACGCTGGCGAACCTGCTGAGCGGCACGCTGGCGGGAATGCTGATCGGGTGA
- a CDS encoding MGMT family protein, with amino-acid sequence MPTSPDATFRDQVLALVARIPPGRVMTYGQLALLAGRPGPGGARLAGFVLGSLAGRAQSGETDLPWQRVINAQGKVSTHKLGFGDVQEQLLEAEGVTFDASGRCDLARWQWWPPEDGRDAAPEPLL; translated from the coding sequence ATGCCCACCTCCCCCGACGCGACCTTCCGCGACCAAGTCCTCGCCCTCGTCGCCCGCATCCCCCCCGGCCGGGTGATGACCTACGGCCAGCTCGCCCTCCTCGCCGGACGTCCCGGTCCCGGCGGCGCCCGGCTCGCGGGGTTCGTGCTGGGCAGCCTTGCGGGAAGGGCGCAGAGTGGTGAAACCGACCTTCCCTGGCAGCGGGTCATCAACGCGCAGGGCAAGGTCAGCACCCACAAACTCGGCTTCGGGGACGTGCAGGAGCAGCTGCTGGAGGCCGAGGGCGTGACATTCGACGCCTCGGGCCGCTGCGACCTCGCCCGGTGGCAGTGGTGGCCGCCAGAGGACGGGCGGGACGCGGCGCCTGAACCGCTGCTCTAA
- a CDS encoding c-type cytochrome produces the protein MKRTRRQRWVAGDVLSWVLGVTLGLILGIALLIVAPRLGQAQGEANAGEEGTIIAQGENQTGADATGSESEDVASSEGTSEGQAGSAGSTQEGEAAAERQGGQSAGMGTNSGDEAEEGVTSTEQGAQAEADTAAGETSTNEANTDAVSTTDQTGAGATVAPLGTAEADEARATGEIGSSTAQNTGEGNTAEEAVTGQPTDSAGDTGAGQTIFASNCAGCHGANGQGGFGPSLVTADGPKSWTLAQFTTTLREGKTPERELAPTMPRYSEAQISDAQIVDLHAYIKTLN, from the coding sequence ATGAAGCGAACGAGGCGGCAGAGATGGGTGGCAGGCGACGTCCTGTCCTGGGTGCTGGGCGTGACGCTCGGCTTGATTCTGGGCATCGCACTCCTGATCGTGGCTCCCCGGCTGGGGCAGGCGCAGGGCGAGGCCAATGCGGGCGAAGAGGGCACCATCATCGCGCAGGGTGAGAACCAGACGGGCGCGGACGCGACCGGGTCCGAGTCCGAGGACGTGGCCTCGTCCGAGGGCACCAGCGAGGGACAGGCAGGCAGCGCGGGCAGCACGCAGGAAGGTGAAGCCGCCGCCGAGAGGCAGGGCGGCCAGAGCGCTGGAATGGGCACGAACAGCGGCGACGAGGCCGAGGAGGGCGTGACGAGTACCGAGCAGGGGGCACAGGCCGAGGCCGACACCGCTGCCGGGGAAACCAGCACTAACGAGGCCAACACCGACGCCGTGTCCACCACCGACCAGACCGGGGCCGGGGCCACTGTCGCGCCGCTGGGCACCGCCGAGGCCGACGAGGCCCGCGCCACCGGCGAGATCGGCTCCTCGACCGCGCAGAACACCGGCGAGGGCAACACCGCCGAGGAAGCCGTCACCGGCCAGCCCACCGACTCGGCGGGTGACACCGGCGCGGGGCAGACCATCTTCGCCAGCAACTGTGCGGGCTGCCACGGCGCGAACGGGCAGGGCGGCTTCGGCCCCAGCCTGGTCACGGCCGACGGCCCCAAGAGCTGGACGCTGGCGCAGTTCACGACCACCCTGCGCGAGGGCAAGACCCCCGAGCGCGAACTCGCGCCCACCATGCCCCGCTACTCGGAAGCGCAGATCAGCGACGCGCAGATCGTGGACCTGCACGCC